The Amycolatopsis japonica nucleotide sequence GGGCTTCATCGACGCGGAGCAGTGCTTCGCGCTCGGGGCGAAGCTGGCGAAGTCCGGCTACGGCGAATATCTGATGAACGTCGCGCGCACCCAGGGTGCTACCGGCTGAACAGGTGTTCCCGCAGGGTGTCGCCGGTGTAATCGGTCCGGAAGACACCCCGTTCCTGAAGCCGCGGGACGACGTCGTCGACGAACGCGTCGAGCCCACCCGGGGTCAGATGCGGCACCAGCACGAAGCCGTCGGCGGCGTCGCTCTGGACGTACTCGTCGATCGATTCCGCGACCTGCCGGGCGGTGCCGACGAACTGCTGGCGCGCGGTCACCTCGATGACCAGTTCGCGGATGGAGAGCTTCTTCTCCTCCGCGATCGCTCGCCATTTCGCGGCCACGGCCAGCGGATCCTTCTCGTGCCGGACCCGGCCCCAGGTCAGCGGTTCGGCGTCGGGATCCGGATCGATCTCGGGGAGCGGGCCATCGGCGTCGTAGGCGGAGAGGTCGCGGCTCCAGACCTGTTCGAGGAACTGGATCGCGGTCGCCGGCCGCACCTGCTGATAGCGGATCTCGCGGGCCTGCTCGTGCGCGTCCTCCTCGGTGTCGCCGAGGACGAAGGTGGCGGCGGGCATGATCAGCAGCTCGCCGGGCTCGCGGCCATAGGCGGGTAGCCGTCGCTTGACGTCGGCGAAGAACTCCTTGCCGCTCTCGAGTGAACCGTGCCGGCTGAAGATGACGTCGGCGGTCTTCGCGGCGAACTCCCTGCCCTCGTCGGAGTCCCCTGCTTGGATGACGATCGGCTGCCCCTGCGGGGTCCTCGGCACGGTGAATTCGCCGCGGATGTCGAACTGCGGTCCACTGTGGACAAAGCGCTCTATGCCGCGGGCGAAGACGCCGTTCTCCTTGTCCCCCACCACCGCGTCGGGCGCCCAGCTGTCCCAGAGTTCGCGCACGGTGGCGAGGAACTCCTCGGCGCGGCGGTAGCGGTCCTCGCGTTTCAGGAAGCCGCCGCGGCGGAAGTTCCGGCCCGTCCACGCGTCCGGTGACGTGACGACGTTCCACGCGGCGCGGCCGCCGGAGAGATGGTCGATGCTCGCGACCTGCCGTGCGACCTCGTACGGCTCGTTGAAGGTGGACGACAGCGTGCCCGCGAGGCCGAGCCGGGTGGTGACCGCGGAGAGCGCGGCCAGCACGGTGGTGGTGTTCGGCCGCCCGACGACGTCCGAATCGAGGATCTTGCCCGCGTGTTCGCGCAGACGCAGGCCCTCGGCGAGGAACAGGAAGTCGAACTTGCCCCGCTCGGCCGTGCGCGCGAGGTGTTCGAAGGACGAAAAGTCGATTTGGCTACCCGAATGCGGGTCACTCCACACCGTCGTGTTGTTGACGCCGGGGAAGTGCGCGGCGAGTTTGACCTGTTTGGGCATTTGTCACGCCTCCGCGTACTGGTTGACGGCGACCCCGAGGCCGAGATGATCGCGCAGGGTGGCGCCGGTGTAGGTCTGCCGGAACGCGCCCGCGGCTTGGAGCGCGGGCACGGTCTCGGCGGTGAAGAGCGCCAGGTCGTCGGGCAGGACCGCGGGCCGGATGTGGAAGCCGTCGAGGCTGTTGGATTCCGCGAGGCGGGGCAGCTCGGTGGCGAGGTCGGCGGGAGTTCCGGTGAAGCTCGGGCCCGGCGGGAAGGGCGCGTAGGCCTCTAGCGCCCGGCGGCGTTCGATGGCCGCCTGCTCGGTCTCGGCGAGCACGATCGACAGGCCGGCGAGCAGTTTCGCGTCCGGGAAGCGCTCGCGGGCGCCGCGGATCTCGTCGACCAGGACGACGTCGGCGCCGTGCGCGTACGGCGAGTCGCCGTAAACCGCGACGACGGGGTG carries:
- a CDS encoding NtaA/DmoA family FMN-dependent monooxygenase (This protein belongs to a clade of FMN-dependent monooxygenases, within a broader family of flavin-dependent oxidoreductases, the luciferase-like monooxygenase (LMM) family, some of whose members use coenzyme F420 rather than FMN.), translating into MPKQVKLAAHFPGVNNTTVWSDPHSGSQIDFSSFEHLARTAERGKFDFLFLAEGLRLREHAGKILDSDVVGRPNTTTVLAALSAVTTRLGLAGTLSSTFNEPYEVARQVASIDHLSGGRAAWNVVTSPDAWTGRNFRRGGFLKREDRYRRAEEFLATVRELWDSWAPDAVVGDKENGVFARGIERFVHSGPQFDIRGEFTVPRTPQGQPIVIQAGDSDEGREFAAKTADVIFSRHGSLESGKEFFADVKRRLPAYGREPGELLIMPAATFVLGDTEEDAHEQAREIRYQQVRPATAIQFLEQVWSRDLSAYDADGPLPEIDPDPDAEPLTWGRVRHEKDPLAVAAKWRAIAEEKKLSIRELVIEVTARQQFVGTARQVAESIDEYVQSDAADGFVLVPHLTPGGLDAFVDDVVPRLQERGVFRTDYTGDTLREHLFSR